Proteins encoded in a region of the Diospyros lotus cultivar Yz01 chromosome 9, ASM1463336v1, whole genome shotgun sequence genome:
- the LOC127810673 gene encoding heavy metal-associated isoprenylated plant protein 37, which produces MTKEEDVKFLKIQTWVLKVNIHCDGCKQKVKKLLQRIDGVYQVNLDAEQQKVTVSGSVDSATLIKKLGKAGKHAELWSQKGNAQNQKQKPNNCIKDDKNNKGPKQRFPPAFISEEDGDDYFDEDEEEYEEDELRFLRMEANNAKKNVGAAMAAAAAASNNGKMNNNNNIGNGNSAVKKGNPNHPNIGMMIPNANPSGIVDQKTLEALKMNNLGGLGEAKRASDINAMMNLAGFHGNGAPKNVATVLGPNPSGIGMGMGGGFPNGGLATVYQPSIPSSSSSMLMNMNMNNLQQPPSMMMNLQQQDRQPIQQPQMMYQRAPYIPPNTGYYHNYNYNPHSYNNYSQVPAPYPYGSAHSATHMFSDENTSSCSIM; this is translated from the exons ATGACTAAAGAAGAAGACGTTAAGTTCCTTAAGATCCAG ACTTGGGTGCTCAAAGTGAACATACATTGCGATGGGTGCAAGCAGAAAGTGAAGAAACTGCTCCAGAGGATTGATG GCGTTTACCAAGTAAACCTGGATGCAGAGCAGCAAAAAGTGACAGTTTCAGGTAGTGTTGACTCTGCAACTTTGATCAAGAAGCTGGGCAAGGCTGGAAAGCATGCGGAGCTTTGGTCACAGAAAGGCAACGCCCAAAATCAGAAACAGAAGCCCAACAACTGCATCAAAGATGACAAAAACAACAAAGGCCCAAAGCAGAGGTTCCCTCCTGCATTCATCTCTGAGGAAGATGGTGATGACTACTTTGACGAGGACGAAGAAGAATATGAAGAGGATGAGCTGAGGTTTCTCAGGATGGAAGCAAACAATGCAAAGAAAAACGTTGGAGCTGCAATGGCTGCTGCAGCAGCTGCTTCCAACAATGGTAAGatgaacaacaacaacaacattggAAATGGGAATTCTGCCGTGAAGAAAGGGAACCCAAATCATCCTAACATTGGAATGATGATACCTAACGCAAACCCATCTGGGATCGTTGATCAGAAAACCCTGGAAGCATTGAAAATGAACAATCTTGGCGGGCTTGGGGAGGCCAAAAGGGCTAGTGACATCAATGCTATGATGAATCTCGCTGGATTTCATGGAAATGGAGCTCCTAAAAATGTTGCTACTGTTCTGGGACCCAATCCCAGTGGAATTGGAATGGGAATGGGAGGAGGATTCCCAAATGGTGGTTTAGCCACTGTTTACCAACCCTCCatcccatcatcatcatcatccatgCTGATGAACATGAACATGAATAACCTGCAGCAGCCTCCATCAATGATGATGAACCTGCAGCAGCAGGACAGACAGCCCATCCAACAACCCCAGATGATGTACCAAAGGGCCCCTTATATTCCGccaaatactgggtattaccaCAACTACAACTATAATCCTCACAGTTACAATAACTATAGCCAAGTTCCAGCCCCGTACCCCTACGGATCTGCTCACTCTGCAACCCATATGTTCAGCGACGAGAACACAAGCAGCTGTTCGATAATGTGA